In Sodalis ligni, a single genomic region encodes these proteins:
- a CDS encoding putative bifunctional diguanylate cyclase/phosphodiesterase, protein MTYPPLGQDEEKRLAILEEFGIHSPIADMAFNRLIQLTANIFNVPIVLISLIEAERQLFVASTGIATCETPRDISFCTHTIQTRNILVIPDTLADPLFRDNPLVTGEPFIRFYAGIPLFTRTGYAIGSLCIIDRVPRPDLNGGDRQNMQDLAALVMDKLEMRRLERARGASQGRFENIAHTSPDAIICADEIGTITFWNAAARKLLGYDSKDIIGQNINILIPGGPVARLRRLVADKEALQHGGTLELKVRAADGAWIPVELSASMWVDDQHVSFGAILRDITERRRNEERLFQLAHMDHLTGLANRTLLTSSLEQVLRNEDAAIIMLVDLDGFKDVNDNLGHAGGDAVLVEVGYKLQHCVRSGDVVARMGGDEFAMLMPGLSDPQRAAEIADQIIDEISKILAVDGQPVNIGASVGIVIYPIHGLTIQELLTSADLALYQAKAEGRHCRRFFTRELRELSQAKRSYQTELGRAFEQNEFELFYQPQVRLSDEAIVGAEALLRWQHPVKGLLGPAAFLPALESGPWAERVGEWVIKTACRQTAAWRKAGVENFRTGVNLFSAQFRTGNLARQVRAILAETGLPPQALELEITENIILRHDETMLLPLCELCQDGVGIAFDDYGTGYASLSMLKHYPVTRLKVDQTFVRAMCESPPDAAIVRAILYLGSSFKLEVIAEGVETVEQCERLRKKGCLEAQGYLFGKPMPAAEFALRLGLGR, encoded by the coding sequence ATGACGTATCCGCCGTTGGGTCAGGATGAAGAAAAGCGTTTGGCAATTCTTGAGGAATTCGGAATTCATTCGCCAATAGCGGATATGGCTTTTAACCGTTTAATCCAATTAACGGCCAATATATTCAATGTTCCCATCGTATTGATTTCCCTTATTGAAGCGGAGCGGCAGCTGTTTGTCGCCAGCACCGGCATCGCTACCTGTGAAACGCCGCGGGACATTTCCTTTTGTACCCATACCATCCAAACTCGAAATATCCTGGTGATACCGGATACCCTGGCGGATCCTTTATTCCGGGATAATCCACTAGTGACCGGGGAGCCCTTTATCCGTTTTTACGCCGGAATACCACTGTTTACGCGAACGGGCTACGCCATCGGCTCATTGTGCATTATCGATCGGGTACCGCGACCGGATCTTAACGGCGGCGACAGGCAGAATATGCAGGATTTGGCGGCGCTGGTGATGGATAAGCTGGAAATGCGCCGGCTGGAACGGGCGCGCGGCGCCAGCCAGGGCCGTTTTGAAAATATCGCGCATACCTCGCCGGATGCGATTATCTGCGCCGACGAAATCGGTACCATTACATTTTGGAACGCCGCCGCCCGCAAATTATTGGGTTATGACAGCAAGGATATTATCGGACAAAATATTAATATATTGATACCGGGCGGTCCGGTGGCCCGATTGCGCCGTCTGGTGGCGGATAAAGAAGCCTTGCAGCATGGCGGCACGCTGGAACTGAAGGTTCGGGCCGCAGACGGCGCCTGGATTCCGGTAGAGCTGTCCGCCTCGATGTGGGTCGATGATCAGCATGTCAGCTTTGGCGCCATCCTGCGGGATATTACCGAACGCCGCCGCAATGAGGAGCGCCTATTCCAACTGGCGCATATGGATCATCTTACCGGACTGGCCAATCGGACCCTGCTGACGTCGAGTCTCGAACAGGTATTGAGGAATGAAGACGCCGCCATCATCATGCTGGTGGATCTGGACGGCTTCAAGGACGTTAACGATAATCTGGGACATGCCGGCGGCGATGCGGTTCTGGTGGAAGTGGGCTATAAACTGCAGCACTGCGTGCGATCCGGCGATGTGGTGGCCCGCATGGGTGGCGATGAGTTCGCCATGCTGATGCCGGGCCTGTCGGATCCGCAGCGGGCGGCGGAAATCGCCGACCAGATCATTGATGAAATATCAAAAATTTTGGCCGTCGACGGACAGCCGGTGAATATCGGCGCCAGCGTCGGTATCGTGATTTATCCCATCCACGGCCTGACTATCCAGGAACTGCTTACCAGCGCGGATCTGGCGCTCTATCAGGCGAAAGCCGAGGGACGCCACTGCCGCCGTTTCTTTACCCGCGAACTGCGTGAGCTATCGCAGGCGAAACGCTCCTACCAAACCGAACTCGGCCGCGCCTTCGAGCAGAATGAATTTGAATTGTTTTATCAGCCTCAGGTACGTTTGTCCGACGAGGCGATTGTCGGGGCGGAAGCCCTGCTGCGCTGGCAACATCCGGTAAAAGGATTGCTTGGTCCGGCCGCTTTTTTACCGGCGTTGGAATCCGGTCCGTGGGCGGAACGGGTCGGGGAGTGGGTGATAAAGACCGCTTGCCGCCAGACGGCGGCCTGGCGCAAGGCCGGCGTTGAAAATTTCCGTACCGGCGTCAATCTCTTTAGCGCTCAGTTCAGAACCGGAAACCTGGCGCGGCAGGTTCGCGCCATTCTGGCCGAAACCGGGTTACCGCCCCAGGCGCTGGAATTGGAAATCACCGAGAATATTATCCTGCGCCATGATGAAACGATGCTGCTTCCGCTGTGCGAATTATGCCAAGATGGCGTGGGGATCGCTTTTGATGACTATGGAACGGGATATGCTTCCCTCAGCATGCTCAAGCATTACCCGGTCACCCGGCTGAAGGTGGATCAAACCTTTGTCCGCGCCATGTGCGAATCCCCGCCGGATGCGGCGATCGTCAGGGCAATACTCTATTTGGGCAGCAGCTTCAAACTGGAGGTTATCGCCGAAGGCGTTGAAACCGTGGAACAGTGCGAACGCTTGCGTAAAAAAGGCTGTCTGGAAGCCCAGGGCTATCTGTTCGGCAAACCCATGCCGGCGGCGGAGTTTGCCCTGCGGTTGGGACTGGGACGCTGA